In Enterobacter sp. 638, a single window of DNA contains:
- the dndE gene encoding DNA sulfur modification protein DndE has product MLPNRMQLSRQTEEKLKKLKGYTGITPNVVARLAFFRSVESEFRYSPERDSKKLDGVLVLDKITWLGETLQTTELVLKMLYPQLEQKMLIKAWAAHVEDGVAAIRNYKNLKSITQAL; this is encoded by the coding sequence ATGCTCCCAAACAGAATGCAGCTCAGTCGTCAAACTGAAGAAAAACTGAAAAAGTTAAAGGGATATACTGGGATCACACCAAATGTTGTCGCCCGACTGGCATTTTTTCGCTCGGTAGAAAGTGAGTTTCGATATTCACCAGAACGAGATAGTAAAAAGTTGGATGGTGTTTTGGTGCTCGACAAAATTACGTGGTTGGGTGAAACACTACAAACTACGGAATTAGTACTTAAGATGTTATATCCACAGCTAGAGCAGAAAATGTTAATTAAAGCATGGGCGGCACATGTTGAGGATGGGGTTGCTGCAATAAGAAATTATAAAAATCTCAAAAGTATAACACAAGCTTTATAA
- the dndD gene encoding DNA sulfur modification protein DndD, which produces MLIKQLVLRNFRVFNGTHVIDLAPRKRQNDDNSRPIVLFGGLNGAGKTSILSAIRLALYGRLAFGPATQQQEYVEELSALVHNGSTTGERPSEASIELVFTYNKGGHEAEFTVTRSWKKGKKDQLSLQQDGQLLEELDYDQCQGFLNELIPHGIADLFFFDGEKIAELAEDDSGNILRTAVRRLLGLDLISKLRNDLMIFVKRQQSSQLAGSQQQKLAELEEQVKQFAFQTEQILEKADFAKMRIDLLSKEINRYEALLNAQGGAFAQTKAQEKQKVDTLLKEKDRLEKALRHECDSSLPYALAPKTLERLLEQISAEIQIKQADSFEKELTQFLTQLKNDISFRSGTTGKIAAEAIEDNLKDYLAGKPKGELLFDISEREAGMIQQSIEKDSKKAWQRFDLYRHQLAEVEEQLEQAAANIARAPEDDQLFDIFEKLRELDRKRESKRQEYRSLLEEAKQTKQLQLDCARQVQKTHDLARNQHNSDSAFNNAQETINLLDRYSELLTQARVKTLSANFEGAYRKLARKEDLQLNAHINPETFDVELVDENASVINRKLLSAGEKQIYAIAILEALAKTSGRDLPVIIDTPLGRLDSQHRDKLINHYFPFASHQVVLLSTDTEVDERYFVDQLRDDISHAYEIVFNAHTKSSALKPGYFWELTKEAI; this is translated from the coding sequence GTGTTAATTAAACAGCTGGTATTGCGTAATTTCCGTGTATTTAATGGTACTCATGTCATTGATTTGGCGCCGAGAAAGCGCCAGAACGATGATAATTCGCGTCCGATAGTTCTTTTCGGTGGGCTTAACGGAGCAGGAAAAACATCAATTCTGTCTGCAATCCGCCTGGCATTGTATGGTCGGTTAGCGTTTGGCCCAGCAACTCAACAACAAGAGTATGTTGAAGAACTCAGCGCATTAGTTCACAACGGCTCAACTACTGGTGAACGGCCAAGTGAAGCGTCGATTGAACTTGTTTTCACCTACAACAAAGGCGGGCATGAAGCTGAATTTACCGTTACGCGCTCGTGGAAAAAAGGGAAAAAGGATCAACTATCCCTCCAACAAGATGGCCAACTTCTTGAAGAGTTGGATTATGATCAATGCCAGGGATTTTTGAATGAATTAATTCCGCATGGAATTGCCGATTTGTTCTTCTTTGATGGTGAAAAAATTGCAGAGCTCGCTGAAGATGACTCTGGAAATATTCTGCGTACAGCCGTACGTCGCTTGTTAGGTTTAGATCTCATCTCGAAACTTCGTAATGATTTGATGATCTTTGTTAAGCGTCAGCAATCCAGCCAACTCGCAGGCTCCCAACAACAAAAACTTGCTGAACTTGAAGAACAGGTTAAGCAGTTTGCTTTCCAGACAGAGCAGATTTTAGAAAAAGCTGATTTTGCTAAAATGCGAATTGATTTGCTATCAAAAGAAATCAACCGATATGAAGCACTTCTGAATGCGCAAGGTGGTGCATTTGCTCAAACAAAAGCACAAGAAAAACAGAAAGTTGATACTCTGCTAAAAGAAAAAGATCGCCTTGAAAAAGCATTGCGCCATGAATGCGATAGCTCACTACCTTACGCTCTGGCACCTAAGACTCTAGAGCGTTTGCTTGAGCAAATTAGTGCAGAGATACAAATTAAGCAGGCGGACAGTTTTGAAAAGGAATTAACTCAATTTCTTACGCAGCTGAAAAATGATATTTCATTCCGCTCAGGAACTACTGGCAAAATTGCTGCCGAAGCAATTGAAGATAATCTGAAAGATTACCTGGCAGGGAAACCCAAAGGTGAGCTGCTGTTTGACATCTCAGAACGTGAAGCTGGGATGATCCAACAATCTATCGAGAAGGACAGCAAGAAAGCCTGGCAGCGTTTTGATCTTTATCGTCACCAATTGGCTGAAGTTGAAGAGCAGCTTGAACAAGCCGCGGCAAACATTGCTCGTGCCCCGGAAGATGATCAGCTTTTCGATATATTTGAAAAACTTCGTGAGCTTGACCGTAAACGCGAGAGTAAACGGCAGGAGTATCGCTCGCTGTTGGAAGAAGCAAAACAAACTAAGCAGCTGCAACTGGACTGTGCTCGTCAGGTACAAAAAACACACGATCTGGCACGTAATCAACATAACTCCGATAGTGCATTTAATAATGCCCAAGAAACAATCAACCTGCTTGACCGCTACAGTGAACTTTTAACTCAAGCAAGGGTGAAAACGCTATCAGCGAATTTTGAAGGTGCTTACCGTAAATTAGCTCGTAAAGAGGATTTGCAGCTCAATGCACACATCAATCCTGAAACGTTTGATGTGGAATTAGTGGATGAAAACGCCTCAGTGATCAATCGCAAGCTACTCTCTGCCGGAGAGAAACAGATCTATGCGATTGCGATTCTTGAGGCCCTGGCAAAAACTTCTGGTCGTGATTTGCCGGTAATCATTGATACTCCACTGGGCCGTTTAGACTCTCAACATAGAGATAAACTGATTAACCACTACTTCCCGTTTGCCAGCCATCAGGTAGTGCTGTTGTCTACAGATACAGAAGTGGATGAGCGTTATTTTGTCGATCAACTTCGAGATGACATATCTCATGCTTATGAGATAGTGTTCAATGCACATACGAAATCTTCCGCACTTAAGCCAGGTTATTTCTGGGAATTAACTAAGGAGGCAATCTGA
- the dndC gene encoding DNA phosphorothioation system sulfurtransferase DndC, which translates to MSKLVQAFDLAEYEEFINQELFAGRPLSEYIAEVQRIYCADKRPWVIGYSGGKDSSAVITLVYLALLGLPPEMRNKDVFLVSSDTLVETPVVVDLIKKTMLQIEAGAKRNGLPITQHAVMPKTNETFWVNLLGKGYPAPTRSFRWCTERMKINPVSDFIKDKVSQFDEVIVVLGSRSSESASRAQVIAKHKIDGSRLARHTTLANAFIYTPIDTWDVEDVWKLLRGAFRYAPDDIDEWESPWGGNNRPLWTLYMDSSAQGECPLVIDESTPSCGNSRFGCWTCTVVTKDKAMESLIKNGEEWMSPLLKYRDLLAFTTDPVNKDTFRNYKRRTGKVSYQYAKDGEEVSAERKHVPGPYWLKYRQQWLKDLLEIERDMNAQGHTITLITQPELHAIRQEWLKDPNEPDWYDTLPGIFRNVYGKDLDWVIDDQSRFNASDAELLEQIAQGFEVVPEMVMKLIELEVSMEGLSRRQGIFDKLGTILKQDWGSLEDIKQQQETLQKRNDRDIHQEEVAKLEAELQMLQRRIAEVSEPTLLTSEEKERVN; encoded by the coding sequence ATGAGTAAATTAGTTCAGGCCTTCGATTTGGCCGAGTACGAAGAATTTATTAATCAGGAACTATTCGCTGGACGCCCTTTGTCCGAATATATTGCTGAAGTTCAGAGAATTTATTGCGCAGATAAACGCCCATGGGTAATTGGCTACAGCGGTGGCAAAGACTCTTCTGCAGTTATTACGCTGGTGTATCTGGCCCTACTGGGCTTGCCCCCTGAGATGCGTAACAAAGATGTTTTCTTAGTATCATCTGACACTCTGGTAGAAACGCCAGTGGTGGTTGACCTGATTAAGAAAACCATGTTGCAGATTGAGGCTGGTGCAAAGCGCAATGGCTTGCCAATCACCCAGCATGCGGTGATGCCAAAAACCAATGAAACATTCTGGGTTAATTTGCTGGGAAAAGGTTATCCGGCACCTACCCGGAGTTTCCGCTGGTGTACTGAACGAATGAAGATCAATCCGGTAAGCGACTTTATCAAAGACAAAGTCAGTCAGTTTGATGAGGTAATTGTTGTATTGGGTTCGCGAAGTAGCGAAAGCGCTTCTCGTGCTCAAGTGATCGCAAAGCACAAAATTGATGGCTCGCGCCTAGCCCGACATACCACGCTGGCTAATGCCTTTATCTATACTCCTATTGATACTTGGGATGTAGAAGACGTCTGGAAATTGTTACGTGGTGCGTTTCGCTACGCCCCAGATGATATTGATGAGTGGGAAAGCCCGTGGGGTGGTAATAATCGCCCACTCTGGACGCTGTATATGGACTCTTCCGCGCAGGGAGAGTGTCCACTTGTAATCGATGAAAGCACTCCATCTTGCGGAAATTCTCGTTTCGGTTGCTGGACTTGTACTGTCGTAACAAAAGACAAAGCAATGGAAAGCCTGATTAAGAATGGTGAAGAGTGGATGTCCCCTTTGCTGAAATATCGCGATCTGCTGGCATTTACTACCGACCCTGTGAATAAAGATACGTTCCGCAACTATAAGCGCCGTACCGGTAAAGTGAGTTATCAATATGCCAAAGACGGTGAAGAAGTAAGTGCAGAGCGTAAGCATGTTCCCGGTCCTTATTGGCTCAAATATCGTCAACAGTGGCTTAAAGATTTGCTGGAAATTGAGCGGGATATGAATGCTCAAGGCCATACCATTACCTTAATCACGCAGCCGGAGCTACACGCCATTCGCCAGGAATGGCTGAAAGATCCTAATGAGCCGGACTGGTACGACACTTTGCCAGGTATTTTTCGCAACGTATACGGAAAAGATCTGGACTGGGTTATTGACGACCAGTCACGTTTCAATGCTAGCGATGCGGAACTGCTTGAGCAGATCGCCCAAGGATTTGAGGTGGTTCCTGAGATGGTGATGAAACTGATTGAGCTTGAGGTTTCTATGGAAGGACTCAGCCGCCGTCAGGGTATCTTCGATAAACTTGGCACTATCTTGAAACAAGACTGGGGCAGTCTCGAAGATATTAAACAGCAACAAGAGACCTTACAAAAACGCAACGACCGAGATATTCATCAGGAAGAAGTCGCAAAGTTGGAAGCTGAACTACAGATGCTGCAGCGCAGAATTGCCGAAGTGAGCGAGCCGACTCTGCTTACCAGTGAGGAAAAAGAACGTGTTAATTAA
- the dndB gene encoding DNA sulfur modification protein DndB, protein MANVDADYCYSFPAIRGIQAGRPFYIATCPMRIIPKIFSFDENDVPPELRAQRTLNKSRIPEMVRYLLENPKDYVFSALTASIAVDVQFDEFPGSNNLGTLCVPMDAQILINDGQHRRKAIEDALDARPELGQDNIPVLFFVDEGLKRSQQMFADLNKYAIRPSPSLSSLYDHRDASSSLARYLAMSVEPFVGMTELEKSGISQRSNKLFTLSSIKQATRALLGKDPKEDNFEECTQIVTHYWQAIFRVMPDWQLAAKKEVSPVQLRQDYVHAHGIGLQALGQLGYTLLTDYPEQWPEKIGALKTFNWRRNNPDLIRRAMQHGKLSKTSTAIQLTCNALKNALSLPLTPEEQELEAQMVVS, encoded by the coding sequence ATGGCTAATGTTGATGCAGACTATTGCTACTCTTTTCCAGCTATACGTGGCATTCAGGCAGGTCGCCCCTTCTATATTGCCACATGCCCGATGCGTATAATCCCCAAAATATTCAGCTTTGATGAAAATGACGTTCCCCCTGAACTACGGGCACAGCGTACGCTGAATAAATCACGCATCCCCGAAATGGTGCGTTATCTCCTGGAAAATCCAAAGGATTATGTGTTTTCAGCGCTGACAGCATCCATAGCTGTTGATGTCCAGTTTGATGAGTTCCCCGGTTCCAATAATCTGGGGACGTTATGCGTGCCAATGGATGCGCAAATCCTCATCAATGATGGTCAGCACCGCCGTAAAGCGATTGAAGACGCTTTAGACGCTCGCCCGGAATTGGGGCAGGATAATATTCCAGTGTTGTTTTTTGTCGATGAGGGGCTAAAACGCAGCCAGCAAATGTTCGCTGATTTGAATAAATACGCTATTCGTCCCAGTCCTTCGTTGTCATCGTTGTATGACCACCGTGATGCCAGTTCAAGCCTGGCTCGTTATCTGGCCATGTCCGTGGAACCATTCGTCGGGATGACTGAGCTGGAGAAATCAGGTATCAGCCAACGGTCAAATAAATTGTTTACGTTAAGCAGCATTAAGCAGGCAACTCGCGCTCTGTTAGGAAAAGACCCTAAAGAGGACAACTTTGAAGAATGCACCCAAATAGTCACCCACTACTGGCAGGCTATTTTTCGCGTAATGCCGGACTGGCAGCTAGCAGCGAAAAAAGAGGTTTCTCCCGTCCAGTTACGACAGGACTACGTTCACGCTCATGGCATTGGATTACAGGCCCTTGGGCAGCTGGGATATACCCTATTGACGGATTATCCTGAGCAATGGCCGGAGAAAATCGGTGCACTCAAAACATTTAACTGGCGCAGAAATAACCCAGACCTGATCAGACGAGCAATGCAGCACGGCAAGCTGAGTAAAACCAGTACGGCGATTCAATTAACTTGTAATGCGCTAAAAAACGCACTCTCCCTTCCTCTCACTCCTGAAGAACAGGAGCTTGAAGCTCAAATGGTTGTCTCATGA
- a CDS encoding zinc-ribbon domain-containing protein, which yields MRMLKCYLAITSLGHHITAEDAVSTGPKVWSCIHCGCRLILHAAQNSNPSGLSMISAMSPTRC from the coding sequence ATGAGAATGCTGAAATGCTATCTAGCTATAACATCCCTGGGCCATCACATCACCGCTGAGGATGCAGTCAGCACCGGCCCCAAAGTCTGGAGCTGTATTCACTGCGGTTGTCGACTCATCCTGCACGCAGCTCAAAACAGTAACCCATCTGGTTTGAGCATGATCAGCGCAATGTCGCCAACAAGGTGCTGA
- the radC gene encoding DNA repair protein RadC produces the protein MAELALSPVFPLNEQRIIRRALRLLDKYQRQPGEAFTSTVFTKTWLQLQMANLEREVFIVMYLDNQHCLLERETLFAGTLNHTEVHAREVVKSALRHNAAAVIIAHNHPSGTTDISKADRVVTERIADALSLVEVRLLDHLVVGGCDVVSFAECGWL, from the coding sequence ATGGCTGAACTTGCCTTATCTCCGGTATTTCCGCTCAACGAGCAACGCATTATCCGCCGCGCTCTGCGACTATTGGACAAATACCAGCGCCAGCCCGGTGAAGCATTCACCTCCACTGTCTTTACTAAAACCTGGTTGCAGCTACAGATGGCAAACCTTGAACGGGAGGTGTTTATCGTCATGTATCTCGATAACCAGCACTGTCTGCTGGAGCGGGAAACGCTGTTTGCCGGTACGCTGAACCATACCGAAGTCCATGCTCGCGAAGTGGTGAAGTCCGCCCTACGCCACAACGCAGCGGCAGTCATCATTGCCCATAACCATCCTTCCGGTACTACCGACATCAGCAAGGCTGATCGGGTTGTCACAGAGCGAATAGCGGATGCGTTGTCCCTGGTGGAAGTGCGGTTACTTGACCACCTTGTCGTAGGTGGCTGCGATGTGGTGTCGTTTGCTGAATGCGGCTGGCTGTGA
- a CDS encoding DUF987 domain-containing protein — MKIISKREAMEIQQQHPGSRLFRYSSGKYQWHGSASHYTGQDVAEISGVLAVYAVRRSDNNGPYTCLMCITTN; from the coding sequence ATCAAAATCATCAGTAAGCGGGAAGCCATGGAGATACAGCAGCAACACCCCGGTTCACGTCTGTTTCGTTACAGCTCGGGGAAGTATCAATGGCACGGCAGCGCCAGTCATTACACCGGTCAGGATGTCGCGGAAATTTCCGGTGTGCTGGCGGTTTACGCAGTACGTCGTAGTGACAACAACGGTCCGTATACATGCCTGATGTGCATCACTACCAATTGA
- a CDS encoding type IV toxin-antitoxin system YeeU family antitoxin, producing MQNSWGLKRDISPCFSARLVQDGCRLHFLADRAGISGTLNEEDALRLDQAFPLVMKQLELMLTSGELNSRRQHCVTLHHNGLTCEADTLGSHGYVYIVIYPQASATQ from the coding sequence ATGCAAAATTCATGGGGACTGAAGCGCGACATTTCGCCGTGTTTCAGCGCAAGGTTGGTACAGGATGGTTGTCGCCTGCATTTTCTGGCGGACCGTGCAGGTATTAGCGGTACGCTTAACGAGGAGGATGCGCTGCGGCTGGATCAGGCGTTTCCGCTAGTGATGAAGCAGCTTGAATTGATGCTGACATCCGGCGAACTGAATTCGCGCCGTCAGCATTGCGTCACGTTGCATCATAACGGACTCACCTGTGAAGCTGACACTCTCGGCTCTCATGGCTATGTTTACATCGTTATTTATCCTCAAGCATCTGCAACCCAGTAA
- a CDS encoding TA system toxin CbtA family protein, producing MHISPVPATVPVLSRLSPVQVWQQLLTYLLEHHYGLTLNDTPFHDDAAIQEHIEAGITLADAVNFLVERYELVRIDRKGFTWQEQTPFLTATDILKAKRATGLINT from the coding sequence ATGCACATTTCTCCTGTACCGGCTACGGTGCCGGTTTTGTCACGCCTGTCGCCCGTACAGGTGTGGCAGCAACTGTTAACGTATCTGCTGGAACATCATTACGGCCTAACACTTAACGACACGCCATTCCACGACGACGCGGCCATTCAGGAACATATCGAGGCGGGAATAACGCTTGCCGATGCGGTGAATTTCTTGGTGGAACGTTATGAACTGGTACGCATCGACCGCAAAGGATTTACATGGCAGGAGCAGACACCATTCCTGACCGCGACTGATATTCTCAAAGCCAAGCGAGCTACCGGATTAATAAATACTTGA
- a CDS encoding DUF4942 domain-containing protein — protein sequence MQTESDVLTGNKELILSTSIERIVTGRDFALKQIEQLIEQLDAISRLTSEVGGGTAQDWAMRSWHHYESWLTEKVDVAMPVITRNIDRSIWRDLMLKSGMLSLMDAQAREQWQTNLQEGELPTISEANILSTFEQLHLNKMDVFECGIINVFKGLSWDYKTNSPCSFGKKIIINNLVSHNRWGFSLNWGWRRDQLADLERMLFLLDGKPIPDNRGDISTRLMEHIRDNPAKNIYEDEFFSIRYYQKGTAHLSFKRLELIERMNDIIAKHYPGMLASR from the coding sequence ATGCAAACAGAATCCGACGTGCTAACGGGAAACAAGGAACTCATCCTTTCGACCAGTATTGAACGCATTGTCACTGGCCGCGATTTCGCACTTAAACAAATTGAACAACTCATTGAGCAGCTTGATGCCATTTCACGGTTAACCTCAGAAGTTGGCGGCGGTACAGCGCAGGATTGGGCAATGAGGTCCTGGCACCACTACGAGAGTTGGTTGACTGAAAAAGTAGATGTAGCAATGCCTGTAATCACTCGAAATATTGACCGTTCTATATGGCGTGATTTGATGCTTAAGTCTGGTATGTTGTCGCTAATGGATGCTCAGGCACGCGAACAGTGGCAAACGAACCTGCAAGAGGGGGAGCTTCCTACAATCAGTGAAGCAAATATCCTCAGTACTTTTGAACAGTTACATCTCAACAAAATGGATGTCTTTGAGTGCGGGATCATCAACGTGTTCAAAGGTCTGTCATGGGATTACAAAACCAACAGTCCCTGTAGCTTCGGTAAGAAGATCATCATCAATAATTTGGTGAGTCACAATCGCTGGGGATTTAGTCTGAACTGGGGCTGGCGACGCGATCAACTGGCGGACCTGGAGCGAATGCTGTTTCTGCTGGATGGTAAACCCATCCCTGACAACCGTGGCGATATTTCTACCCGATTGATGGAGCATATCCGGGATAATCCGGCTAAGAATATTTACGAAGATGAGTTCTTCAGCATTCGTTACTATCAAAAAGGCACGGCGCACTTGTCCTTCAAGCGTCTGGAGTTGATTGAGCGAATGAATGACATCATTGCTAAACACTATCCGGGAATGCTGGCTTCGAGATGA
- a CDS encoding ribbon-helix-helix domain-containing protein, translated as MRQLAKQTISAQIPAELAAAVENLAIELDRSKSWVIKEALTAMIEERERRHQQILKGLADVDAGRVVSHADVVDFANKLKKS; from the coding sequence ATGAGACAACTCGCGAAACAGACTATTAGCGCTCAGATCCCTGCAGAGCTTGCAGCTGCGGTTGAAAACCTGGCTATTGAACTGGACAGATCCAAAAGCTGGGTGATTAAAGAAGCGCTGACCGCCATGATTGAAGAGAGAGAGCGGCGGCATCAGCAGATTTTGAAAGGGCTTGCTGATGTCGATGCGGGAAGGGTGGTTAGCCATGCGGATGTGGTTGACTTCGCTAACAAACTGAAAAAATCATAA
- a CDS encoding type II toxin-antitoxin system RelE/ParE family toxin: MEIQWTQKAQDDLERIYRFACQYSRQHADNVLERLIIGISGLADHPRIGVSQIRYEPREVRKILFDDYDVHYEIQRDTIYIVDLWHTREDR; this comes from the coding sequence ATGGAAATACAGTGGACCCAAAAGGCCCAGGATGATCTGGAGCGTATTTATAGGTTTGCCTGCCAGTATAGTCGGCAACATGCTGACAATGTATTAGAACGTTTGATCATAGGAATCTCAGGGCTCGCCGACCATCCAAGAATCGGTGTATCTCAGATAAGATATGAACCACGAGAAGTGAGGAAAATTTTGTTTGATGATTATGACGTTCACTATGAAATTCAGCGCGACACTATTTATATTGTTGACCTTTGGCATACCCGAGAGGATCGCTGA
- a CDS encoding phosphorothioated DNA-binding restriction endonuclease, producing the protein MTSSKNLEQAIASITIWRKGEQRAPHKPLLLLYVLANYQRGHARLFNYGTEVRDQLHSLLERFGPQRAQHRPDMPFWRLKGDGFWELQNDDHCSTVGSKQPPAGELVEYNVAGGFDEEHYALLTKNKNLIGSLAQQILEAHFPESIQEEIADEMGFDIQQIRKVRDPLFRQQVLRAYNYECAICGFNMRHDNASVALEAAHIKWKQHGGPCEIPNGLALCAIHHKAFDKGSIGLDENMQVLVSEAVNGGGIVERLFWDFAGKQIALPVVKGNYPKEGFVDWHRREVFRGECEGRTRT; encoded by the coding sequence ATGACTTCCAGCAAAAATCTCGAACAGGCAATTGCCAGCATCACCATCTGGCGTAAGGGCGAACAGCGGGCGCCGCATAAACCCTTATTGCTTCTTTATGTTCTCGCGAATTATCAACGCGGCCACGCTCGCCTGTTTAACTACGGGACAGAAGTGCGCGATCAGCTACATAGTCTTCTGGAGCGTTTTGGACCACAACGCGCCCAGCACCGACCTGATATGCCATTCTGGCGTCTTAAGGGTGATGGCTTTTGGGAACTTCAAAATGACGACCACTGTTCAACCGTAGGAAGCAAGCAGCCGCCAGCGGGAGAGCTGGTCGAATACAACGTTGCTGGTGGATTTGATGAAGAGCATTACGCGCTGCTGACGAAAAACAAAAACCTCATTGGCTCACTGGCCCAGCAAATTCTGGAAGCCCATTTTCCTGAAAGCATTCAGGAAGAGATCGCTGATGAAATGGGTTTTGATATTCAGCAGATCCGCAAAGTTCGCGATCCGTTGTTCCGTCAGCAGGTCCTTCGCGCCTACAACTATGAATGCGCCATCTGCGGGTTCAACATGCGACATGACAATGCCTCCGTGGCGCTCGAAGCGGCACATATCAAATGGAAACAGCATGGCGGTCCGTGCGAGATCCCGAACGGACTCGCACTGTGCGCGATTCACCATAAGGCGTTTGATAAAGGTTCGATTGGGCTAGATGAAAATATGCAGGTGTTAGTGTCTGAGGCGGTAAATGGCGGTGGAATTGTTGAGAGGCTTTTCTGGGATTTTGCCGGGAAGCAGATTGCGCTGCCGGTGGTGAAAGGAAATTACCCGAAAGAGGGGTTTGTGGATTGGCATCGGAGGGAGGTGTTTAGGGGTGAATGCGAAGGCCGGACTCGCACATAA